TCGCCCCTGTTGGGCATCTCGACGCGGTCGATCACCTCGCCGTAGGTAGAGGAGTCAGGATCCACGTCCACGACGCCGAGGAAGTCCGGCGCGTCCACGTCCGTGCCGACGTAGAGCCCGATGACGTAGGCGACCTCCTCCGGCTCGGACTCCTCGATGGCCGCCTGCGGGGTGACGTAGCCCGGTCCCTCGTGGTGGTGATGGTGGTGCTCGTGGGCGTCGGTTGCAGGGTTGTCAGCATCGCTCATGGTCGGTCGAGGTTTGGCGCACGAGGGGGTGAGGGGTGTGCTTTCGGCACGGATTGCCGGTACGTGGGGCGCTACGTCGCACAGCGGATCGCCCGAAACCGCGCGCTGCTCTCGTCCCACGGCGGAGGTCCGGCCGTCGACCCACTGCCTCCCGATTCGGAGGAGGTGTCGGGTACCGTCGGTCGTGGCAAAGGTTTCCCCATTGCAGCGAACCCCGGGTGCGTAGCCCGTGAGGGCTTTCGAGGTGTCCTCGCCTTCGGTGTTGAGAGAATGGGGAACGGAAAGCCCTCGCGCTCTAAACTCCGGCGGCTCGCTGCGCGCCTCGCCTCACTCCGTTTGGCTCGGGCGCTTACACCGCCGAGGTTCGTTTAGAGCGCTCGCCCTTTCAGTCCGCCAGGACGCAGTCACTTGCGACCGGCGATAGGACGGAGACGAATTCCTCTTACGCTACTCGTACAGCCAGGTCTCGTCGCTTCGCTCGTAGTCGACGAGTTCGTCCTCGTCGAAGAAGAGGTCGATCTCGCGCTCGTTGGACCCCTCTTCGGTGTCCGAACCGTGGATGACGTTCCGACCGAGGTCGAGTCCGAAGTCGCCGCGGACGGTGCCCGGTGCGGACTCGGCGGGGTCGGTCTCGCCCATCATCGTCCGGACCTGCGCGACCGCGTCCTTGCCCTCCCAGACCATCGCCATGACGGGCCCGGAGGTGATGAAGGAGACGAGGTCGTCGAAAAAGGGCTTGTCCTCGTGCTCGCCGTAGTGGCGCTCGGCGAGGTCGCGGTCGATCCGCACGAACTTCGCGCCGACGAGCTTCAGCCCGCGGTCCTCGAATCGGGAGACGATCTCGCCGATCAGCCCGCGCTGGACGCCGTCGGGCTTGACCATCACGAAGGTGCGTTCGGTCTCCGTCATTCCTCGACGTCCTCCCGCGCCTCTGCGGGCGACTCGGTCTCGACGTCCGCCGTCTCGACGTCGGCGTCCGCCATCTCGTCGGCCGTCTCGGCCTCCTCCTCGCTGACGGCGTCCTCTGCGTCCTCGGCCACTTCGAGGTCGGGCGCCCGGTCGACCTCCTCGGCGGTGTCCCGTGACATCCGATCTGTCGTCTCCGCCTCGGGTTCGGGGGCGACCTCGTCCTCGTCGACCTCCTCGACCTCGTCCTGGGAGCCGACGGTCTGCTGCTGGCGGGCGGCGTGTTCGCGCTGTCCCGCGGCGGTCCACTCCAGGTCGCGGGCCTCGCGACCCATGAAGTAGTTCTTCTCGGCCTTCGAGTCCTTGAAGTGCAGCACGGTCCCGTCGTTACGGACGTACATGATGCCCGTTCCGGGCTCGATCTCCTCGCCGCTGAAATCGCAGGTACGCGTCCGGGGCATCACTGACCTCCGATGGAGTCGGCCTCGCGGGCGGTCTCGCGCAGCTGGAGGACGTCGCCCACGCGGACCGGCCCGAGCACGTTTCGCGCGATGATGCGGCCCTGGTTCTCGCCGGATCGGATGCGACACTTGACCTGCATGGCCTCGCCGTGCATGCCGGTCTTGCCGACGATCTCGATGACCTCGGCGGCGGTCGCACCGTCGTTACCCTCTGCGCTCATCTACCTGAGCTCCGAGAGCTTGCCGGCGATGTCGTCCACGTCGCCGCTGGCCTCGCCGGCGTCGACGATGGCCGCGGCCGCGCTGCCGACCTCCAGCCCGGCGGCGTGGCCGATCTCGTCCTGCGTCTCGACGAACAGGAACGGGATCTCCTTCTCGTCGCACAGCTCGGGGAGGTGCATGACGACCTCCTCGGGCTGGACGTCCTCGGCGATGTAGACGAGCGCCGCGTTGCCTCGCTCGACGGCCTTGGTCGTCTCGTTG
The Halomarina pelagica DNA segment above includes these coding regions:
- a CDS encoding 50S ribosomal protein L24e, with amino-acid sequence MPRTRTCDFSGEEIEPGTGIMYVRNDGTVLHFKDSKAEKNYFMGREARDLEWTAAGQREHAARQQQTVGSQDEVEEVDEDEVAPEPEAETTDRMSRDTAEEVDRAPDLEVAEDAEDAVSEEEAETADEMADADVETADVETESPAEAREDVEE
- the rpl7ae gene encoding 50S ribosomal protein L7Ae, yielding MPVYVDFDVPADLEDDAVEALEVARDTGSVKKGTNETTKAVERGNAALVYIAEDVQPEEVVMHLPELCDEKEIPFLFVETQDEIGHAAGLEVGSAAAAIVDAGEASGDVDDIAGKLSELR
- the ndk gene encoding nucleoside-diphosphate kinase codes for the protein MTETERTFVMVKPDGVQRGLIGEIVSRFEDRGLKLVGAKFVRIDRDLAERHYGEHEDKPFFDDLVSFITSGPVMAMVWEGKDAVAQVRTMMGETDPAESAPGTVRGDFGLDLGRNVIHGSDTEEGSNEREIDLFFDEDELVDYERSDETWLYE
- a CDS encoding 30S ribosomal protein S28e — its product is MSAEGNDGATAAEVIEIVGKTGMHGEAMQVKCRIRSGENQGRIIARNVLGPVRVGDVLQLRETAREADSIGGQ